CCAAAGTCACTGTACTGGTAAATAAAAATGGTTAGGTTATGTATTTAACTGTCAGTCCTATTTTTGGGGCACAGAacccaaaatgacatttccaacttaaactgtTATAAATCTTGAGTACGTTGGAGCACAGACTTAAAGACACTTAGAAGTGGGGGAAAAAGaaagtgaaattaaaaaaaaaaaagttatagaagtttaagtttatgaaacatattaaaagagaaaataataataataataaaaaaaatatatatatatatatatatatatatatatatatatatatatatatatatatatatatatatatatatattacaaaacatgttGGACcctaaaactgcaagaaaactaaagccaaaaatctgaacaagttgtcTTCCAAATgttaggttgatatctcaaaaaatgagctttcagtaaaaTTTTGTTTGGATGCAGTACCAAACTGTTCCACTAGATAGCATTCAGGCACCATTAATGACCATATTAGCAATCTTCAATTTCCATTTATGGTTTGATTGATCTGAACCATTATATTTCCATAATTTTaatgaagtagacatcctattcAGAAGTGAACCTCTAACAAACATAAAAGACATGCGGAAAGAATGTGGATGTGCGTTATAGCTCGCTGCATCACGAATGGagaatcaaatgttttttttgttttttgtttttgtttttctttatatttaaaacattttcagacatgGAAAATCATACTAAGGTTTCTACAAATATTTCCTGCTTTTTCATGTGCATTGCTATTTCGAAGCAAAGGTCTGAACTCGCTATATGAatctgaaaatatttttgatgcagATTAATAAATTACTGTTCCTCTATCATTTGCATTGACAATCGGACACCAAATATGAAAACTAGAGTTTTTAAGCTTTCAAACGATAAATAGTTTTTCAATATTACTTTAGGTTTAGACtaagatattattgttttaaatacataatgGCAAACGTCCCACTGGTGGGAGGGTGACAGTTAAAGGGGGAGACAGCGTGACATGAGAGAGCTCTGCACCAATCACATACTAGAACGTACAAGGTGATCTACTATATCCCCCAGTCAGAGCAGCAGAACAATGAAGAGAGCAGAAGAGAGAGGGAGGTAGCTTCACATGCTGCTATGAAGCCGATTACAACAAAACGGACACCTTCATGGGATTTTATTACCACAAAATGAAGAGCTATTCTTTGTTAAACTGTTCATAATAGAGGAATATGTAACCGAAATGGGAAAATATATCGTGAAAATGAGACGCGGGAGGAATGGAGAATCGAAACGGGCTGCGCTTTGGCTACTCGGTGTCTCTCTTTTGTGGAATACAGTCGGAGCTCTGACTCGATACACTATACCAGAAGAACTACAAGAGGGGTCAGCTATTGGAAATATCGCTAAAGATCTTGGTCTTGATGTCTCGGATATTGCAAATCGCAATTTACGGATAGCTTCTGAGAATAGCAGACAGTATTTCAGCGTTGATTCAGAAAAGGGTGAGTTGGTCGTGAACAGCAGAATTGACAGAGAAAGTCTGTGCCCTCAAAGCGCAAGCTGCATTTTGCCATTACAGGTTATTATAGAAAACCCGTTACAATTGCATAGAGTCGAGATAGAGATACAAGATATAAATGATAACGCACCGATTTTTCACACATCAGACGGTATTTTGGAAATTGCTGAATCCATCTCTCCGGGAGACCGATTTCCGCTTGAGAGTGCCGAGGATTTGGATGTTGGGAGGAATAGTTTGAAATCTTATTCGCTAAGCAATAATGAATGTTTCCGGCTAAATGTGAAAACACTTGGAGATGGTAGGAAAGTACCAGAGCTTGTAGTTGATAAACCACTGGACAGAGAGAAAAAATCTGTCCACAAACTAATTTTAACTGCTGTAGATGGCGGTGAGCCTGCCAAATCTGGGACTACTTTAATACATATCAATGTTCTGGATAGTAATGACAATGCTCCAAAATTTGACTTGCCAGCATACAAAGCATCCTTACGGGAAGGTGCTCCCGTTGGTTCAACTGTGCTAACTATAAAAGCCACGGATTTAGATGAAGGTGACAATGGCGAGATACAATATTTTTTAGGTGTGCATACACCCGAACCTGTGAGAAAATGTTTTGCTTTGAAACCGGACACAGGGGAAATTACAGTTATAGGAAATATCGACTACGAATCTGCTAAATCATACAGATTTGACGTCAGCGCTAAAGACAAAGGGAATCCAGAACTAGTGGGTCATTCATCGATTCAAATAGACATAATTGATGAAAACGACAACCCTCCAGAGATTATTTTAACATCATCACCCAGCCCTGTGCCTGAAAATGCCTCTGTCGGAACAGTTGTAGCTTTAATTAACGTAAATGATTTAGATTCTGATGTTAATGGCAGAGTAAACGTAAATATATCCCCTGGGGTTCCATTCACATTGAAACCGTCTTTTGATAATCATTATTCACTGGTAACAGACTCATCTTTAGATCGTGAAGTAAATGCAGAATATAACATAGAAATAGTAGCGACCGACTCTGGTGTACCACCCTTAAAGACGGTAAAGGCTGTAAATGTTAAAGTACTTGACGTGAATGACAACCCTCCAGTATTCTCACAGAATTCatataatgtttatatacaGGAAAATAACTTAGCAggtgtttcattgttttctgTATCTGCATCTGACATTGACCAAGATAAAAACGCTCTACTCGCGTATTCAGTTTTGGATTTAAGTTCAAACCAAGCGCCAGCATcatcttatttttatattaattctgaGAACGGAACTATTTACAGCATGAGCTCATTTGATTatgagaaaacaaaactaatcaGCATTGTAGTTCAGGCTAAAGATCATGGCTCGCCATCTCTGAGCAGTAACGCCACAGTTCATGTGTTTATTCTGGACCGGAACGATAACGCACCTGCTGTCATTTACCCGTCCGCATCCATGGGGTCTGTCTCTCATCAGAGGATGCCCCGTTCTGCTAAAGCAGGACATCTCGTTACTAAGGTAACAGCAGTGGACGCGGACTCGGGTCATAACGCCTGGCTCTTCTACAGGCTCGCGGAGGCCACTGACGCGTCACTGTTCAGTGTGAATTTACATACGGGAGAGGTGAGGACTAAACGCGCTGTTTCAGAGCAGGATGACTCCTCTCAGAGACTGATGATAGAGATAAAGGATAATGGAGAACCGATCCAGTCCACCACAGTCACAGTGGATATACTGATAGAGGACGGGTTTCATGAGCCCATTTCAGACTATCGTGAGAAAACTATCGAGCCCAACAAGAAAAGTGGAAAAATTACTTTATATCTGATCATCTCTTTGACTTCTGTGTCCTTGTTGTGTCTGATGACGTTTTTCATCTTATTGGTGAAATGCGCGCGAGGCAGTAGAGGCGGCTCAAGCTGCTGTATCAGGAGAACTGATTCTGAATACAAGAACCCCAACAGAAACCTGCAGATCCAGCTCAACACTGACGGGCCCATTAAGTATGTGGAGGTTCTAGGAGGAGACATGATGTCTCAGAGTCAGTCCTTTGGCTCCTATCTCTCTCCAATGTCAGAATTCAGTGATCTCACCCTCATTAAGCCCAGCCGCACCACAAACTTTACAGACACGCTAAACGTGCTTGATGCGTCATTGCCAGACAGCGCGTGGACGTTCGAGAGCCAACAGGTGagacaaataattattttgctgCATTCAGAGCTGTCATTTGTATGTACATACAAATGTCTCTCTAAATTACgttgttacatttatttatatttaatcatgttaaaaatagacaagtgtgtgtgttttaaagcgCGTTTGGGTTAAACGGTACTGAAAACAGTTGATTGAGCAAATTTCAGAACCACAGCTGTGGACAGCGACAAAAGTTTGTCCAAATTTAGtacattgttttgagtttctTATTGGTCATCATTTACTGCAGCTAGATAATTTTGAGGTAATAATAATCGATTTAATAtagcatttttttccccaacacCATTTTGTGGATGCCTTCTACATACAAAGAGTAACATTTGCTTAAATTGTAAACATTGAATGTAAAAGGAAACaggtgcatatatatatatatatatatatatatatatatatatatatatatatatatatatatatatatatatatatattaaaaaagacaTTATTTTGTCTATGCAGCACATTCGTGAATTTCATTATACCTTTATAGGCGTTTTCTTTTTGTGACAATACAGAACTAACAGCATATAGCATTTTCATGAAAATAGAGGCATGTTTGCCTTTAAGAGAGATTCTGTCCTTTATTGGACAGCAGCGCACTGAGCTCAGCGCCAATGAGCTGCGAGACTATACAAAGGGATCTACTCCCTCCCATAGCAGGAAAGGGCTACAATGAGTGAGCTGTAGAGAAGGAGAATATACTCGCGGTTATGACGCTGATCACTACAAAACCGACCCCTCGATCGAAATGGATTTGCGATCTTAATAAAAGAAGAATGAGGTTATTTTCTGGATATATCTGAAGCACTAATTGATGGAGAGGTTCAAATCACTGTGGAAATGAGAAGCATCCGAGTGTGGAAACAGGCAGCGCGTTGGCTGTTTGTTTTCGCTCTATTATGGAACACAATTGGAGCTCAAATTCGCTACACTATACCTGAGGAACTAAAGGAAGGGTCTGTTGTTGGAAATATTGCAAAGGACATTGGTCTGGACATTTCAGACATCGCTAATCGTAAGTTACGGATAGCCTCTGATTCTACTAAGCAATATTTTAATGTGGATACAAGGAACGGTGAGCTGATAGTCAATGGTAGAATAGACAGAGAGGCGCTCTGTGAACAAAGCGCCAGTTGTCTGATGCCGTTACAACTGGTTATAGAGAATCCTTTGCAGTTATATCGTGTGAATATAGAAATACAAGATATAAATGACAATGCACCGAATTTTCATACAAAAGATAATGTTTTGAAAATAGCTGAATCAGTAGCTGTGGGCGCAACATTTCCATTTGAAAGTGCCGAGGATTTAGATGTTGGTAGTAATAGTCTAAAATCCTATACTTTGAATAATAACGCCTTTTTCCGTTTAAATGTGAAAACACTTGAAGATGGTAAGAGAGTACCAGAACTAATAATTGATAAACCACTTGACAGAGAAAACAATCTGTACATAAGCTCATTTTAACAGCATTGGACGGTGGCGATCCTGTCAAATCGGGAACTATTTTGATACAAGTACTTGTTCAAGATATTAATGACAATGAGCCGAAATTTGAACAATCGCAATATAAAGCATCTGTGCAGGAGAGTGCGACGTTTGGTTCAAGCGTCTTCAACTGTAAAGGCCACTGATTTAGATGAAGGTCTAAACGGcgaaatacagtatttttttggtGCACGCACATCAGATGCTGTAAGGAAATCGTTTAATATCAATGCTGAAACCGGAGATATTACAGTGATTGGAAACTAGATTACGAGTTAACAAAATTATACACGTTTGATGTCTGCGCTAAAGACAAAGGGAGCCCAGAACTGGAGGGCCGTTCTTCGgttaggctgcacatcattgatgAGAATGACAATATTCCCGAAATCATTTTGACATCTTTACCTAGCCCAGTGTCAGAGAATTCATCAGTTGGTACAGTTGTAGCTTTAATCAACGTAAAAGACTTTGATTCTGGTGATAACGGGAAAGTAAATCTTACCATCTCCACTCGTTTTCCTTTTAAACTAAAACCAGCATTTGACAATCACTATTCTTTGGTAACTGACTCCCTCTTGGACCGTGAAGCTAATGCAGAATATGACATAGAATTAGTAGCAACAGACTCTGGTGTACCATCTTTAAAATCTACgaaaactttaaatgtaaaattactaGATGTGAATGACAACCCTCCAGTATTCTCACAGTCCTCATATACGGTGTACATAAAGGAAAATAGCCCACCAGGTGCTTCATTGTTTTCTGTATCTGCGTCTGATATCGACCAAGATAAGAACGCAATACTGAGTTACTCAATTCTAGATTTAAGCTCAAATCAGATTCCAGCATcatcttatttttttatcaactCTGAGAACGGAACTATTTACAGCATGAGCTCATTTGATTATGAGAAAACAAAACTGTTCAGTGTTATAGTTCAAGCTAAGATCATGGCTCTCCATCTCTGAGCAGTAACGCCACCGTTCATGTGTTTATTTTGGACCATAACGATAACGCACCTGCTGTCATTTACCCGTCCGCATCCATGGGGTCTGTCTCTCATCAGAGGATGCCCCGTTCTGCTAAAGCAGGACATCTCGTTACTAAGGTAACAGCAGTGGACGCGGACTCGGGTCATAACGCCTGGCTCTTCTACAGGCTCGCGGAGGCCACGGACTCGTCACTGTTCAGTGTGAATTTACATACGGGAGAGGTGAGGACTAAACGCGCTGTTTCAGAGCAGGATGACTCCTCTCAGAGACTGATGATAGAGATAAAGGATAATGGAGAACCGATCCAGTCCACCACAGTCACAGTGGATATACTGATAGAGGACGGGTTTCATGAGCCCATCTCAGACTATCGCGAGAAAACTATCGAGCCCAACAAGAAAAGTGGAAAAATTACTTTATATCTGATCATCTCTTTGGCTTCTGTGTCCTTGTTGTGTCTGATGACATTTTTCATCCTACTGGTGAAATGCGCGCGAGGCAGTAGAGGCGGCTCAAGCTGCTGTATCAGGAGAACTGATTCTGAATACAAGAACCCCAACAGAAACCTGCAGATCCAGCTCAACACTGACGGGCCCATTAAGTATGTGGAGGTTCTGGGAGGAGACATGATGTCTCAGAGTCAGTCCTTTGGCTCCTATCTCTCTCCAATGTCAGAATTCAGTGATCTCACCCTCGTTAAGCCCAGCAGCACCACAAACTTTACAGACACGCTAAACGTGCTTGATGCGTCATTACCAGACAGCGCGTGGACGTTTGAGAGCCAACAGGTGAGACAAACTCGTTTCAAACAAGATAATTCAACAAGTTAATGTTTATACATTCACTATATATTATGCTTACGTAACAGTGATAAAGGGGTAAAGGGACGCTGATTTCAGCACCTTGGACAGCACTGTGTGTGCTTTTGTCTGAGAATAAATGTCCTTCAGTAGAAACGCATGATTATAACCCCACCTGAAagtcattacacacacacacaaaattatatatatatataattttatatttataactaAACAGCGCGTGAACGTTCGAAAGCCAACAGGTGAGACGCAGAATAATTAATTACGTCAGAATCAGTAGATAATtgtatgtgatatttttttcttcttctaatCAGTGCATAACCACAATTTAACATATACACATGATGGTGCACAAGCctgatagtgtgtgtgtgtgtgtgtgtgtgtgtgtgtgtgtgtgtgtgtgtgtgtgtgtgtgtgtgtgtgtgtgtgtgacgggcGGAGCGGTGGGCTTAAAGATCGCTACCTGGTTTATTTTTAGCATAAACCATTTTGGACAGAGGTCAGCATCAGCTAtaatttctgggtttttttttttgtttgtttgtttgtttgtttgtttgtttttgttttttgtttgttttttgtttttttaggatTTAGAAGAAACGCAGAGGAAAATCAGTAATAAGCTTGATAAAAACGTTACAgtcggcaaaaaaaaaaaataatttaaaagagATGTGCATGTTTCATAATGGAACTGCCATTATGAAACATTTTCATCAGGATTatgcattaatgcattaattatgatATTCAATGCATTAATGCTTTAACTATGATAGATAATGGCGAAAGTTTTTGGACTGTGTGTTCAGCACTTTTGACTGGACAGCTCCCGTATCGGTGTTATGCTGCACAGTTTTAGGTGCTACATTATGCATGCTGGTTTGAAAGACATTGTTGCATAATTTattacaaacaaacaatacaatatatataaacaaataaaatgtgcCGTAATAATTATTTACCACTTCATTTTAACTAAATTATTCTTTCTCTTCTCTAGCTGTTATGCTCAAATGCTCACCATGTTATTTTAACGTTTTGCGTACAACAACACTTGCCCATCTAGACACGAAATAACTCTCATATTATCGGTATTGCATATTTTCGAGCAAAATTCTCCACTAGATGTCGTAACACACACTACACAGGGCTGGTTATGGCTTTAAAAAACACCAATACATCTATTGGATGAGTGAGCGCTGAGCTCTTTACCAATCGTGCTTTAGACAGCACAAAGGGATCTACTCCCTCCCCCAGCCAGAGGAGGAGTACAATGTTGAGAGCTGTAGAGCGAGAGGGAACATGAACGCTTTATGAGACTGATCACCACAACGAGGATGCGTTGAGAAGACGTAATTATCTGAAAATGGAGAATGACATTCTGTTTTTCTATGGATATAATATAAAGATTTGTTGATGGGAATATCAAGCGCAACAGAGAAATGAGGCACAGGAGGATCAGAGAATGGGAATGGGCAGCGCTTTGGCTGTTCGCTTTCTCTCTATTGTGGAATACAGTTGGAGCTCAGATTCGCTACACAATACCTGAAGAGTTAAAGGAAGGATCTATCGTTGGGAATATCGCGAAGGATCTTGGTTTTGACATCTCAGATATCGCCGAGCGTAAGTTGCGGTTAGCATCTGAGTCAAATAGACAGTATTTCAGTGTGGATTCAGGGAAGGGTGATCTGGTAGTTAATGGCAGAATAGACAGAGAAACGCTCTGTGGACAAAGCGCCAGTTGTCTGATGCCACTGCAGATCGTTATTGAGAATCCATTACAGATGCACAAGGTAGAGATAGAAATACAAGACATTAATGACAATGCACCGAACTTCCACAATAAAGATGGCGTATTAAACATTTCTGAATTGACTGCTCCAGGAACTCGATTTACCCTTGAAAGTGCCGAGGACCTCGATGTTGGCAGCAATAGCTTAAAGTCCTATTCACTGAGCAATAACAATTTCTTCCGTTTAAATTTAAAGACGCTTAAAAACGGAAGGCAAATACCAGAGCTTGTGCTTGATAAATCACTAGATAGAGAGAAACAGGCCGTTCACAAGCTAATATTAACAGCTCTAGATGGCGGTAATCCGGTAAAATCTGGTACATCTTTACTGCAAATAATTGTTCAGGATTTTAATGACAACGAACCAACATTTGAAGTTGCTGCATATAAAGCATCTGTTCTAGAAAGCGCCGCTGTTGGTTCAAgtgtgatcaaaataaaagccacTGATTTGGATGAAGGTCCTAATGCTGAAATACGGTATTCATTCGGTGCGCACACGCCTGAACTCGTAAGAAATGTTTTTAGTGTGAACGCTGAAACCGGTGAAATAACAGTCATTGGTAAACTAGATTACGAGACTACCAAATCATATACATTTGATGTCTGCGCTAAAGACAAAGGGAATCCACAGCTCGAAGGCCAGTCATCGGTTCAGATAGATATCATAGATGAGAATGACAATCCTCCAGAGATTATACTGACATCTTTACCGAGCCCAGTTCCTGAAAATGCAACGGTGGGAACTGTGGTGGCTTTGATTACCGTCAAGGATTTGGATTCTGGTAATAATGGCAAAGTTGAGCCAATTGTCTCTCCGGATGTtccatttaaattaaaaccaaCTTTTGATAGCCATTATTCACTGATAACTGATTCTTTCTTAGACCGTGAGGTTCATTCAGAATATAGTGTAGAAATACTGGCCATGGACTCCGGTGTACCACCCTTAAAAACTGTGAAGACTGTAAATGTGAAAGTGCTTGACGTGAATGACAACCCTCCAGTATTCTCACAGTCTTcatataatgtttatataaacgAAAATAATCTGGCAggtgtttcattgttttctgTGTCTGCGTCtgattttgaccataataagaACGCTCTACTCACTTACTCGATTTTGGATTTAAGTTCAAATCACGTTCCAGCATcatcttatttttatataaattctgAGAACGGAACTATTTACAGCATGAGCTCATTTGATTATGAGAAAACGAAATTAATCAGCATTGTAGTTCAGGCTAAAGATCATGGCTCTCCATCTCTGAGCAGTAACGCTACAGTTCATGTGTTTATTCTGGACCGGAACGATAACGCACCTGCTGTCATTTACCCGTCCACATCCATGGGGTCTGTCTCTCATCAGAGGATGCCCCGTTCTGCTAAAGCAGGACATCTCGTTACTAAGGTAACAGCAGTGGACGCGGACTCGGGTCATAACGCCTGGCTCTTCTACAGGCTCGCGGAGGCCACGGACGCGTCACTGTTCAGTGTGAATTTACATACGGGAGAGGTGAGGACTAAACGCGCTGTTTCAGAGCAGGATGACTCCTCTCAGAGACTGATGATAGAGATAAAGGATAATGGAGAACCGATCCAGTCCACCACAGTCACAGTGGATATACTGATAGAGGACGGGTTTCATGAGCCCATCTCAGACTATCGTGAGAAAACTATCGAGCCCAACAAGAAAAATGGCAAAATCACATTATATCTGATCATCTCTTTGGCTTCTGTGTCCTTGTTGTGTCTGATGACGTTTTTCATCTTATTGGTGAAATGTGCGCGAGGCAGTAGAGGCGGCTCAAGCTGCTGTATCAGGAGAACTGATTCTGAATACAAGAACCCCAACAGAAACCTGCAGATCCAGCTCAACACTGACGGGCCCATTAAGTATGTGGAGGTTCTGGGAGGAGACATGATGTCTCAGAGTCAGTCCTTTGGCTCCTATCTCTCTCCAATGTCTGAATTCAGTGATCTCACCCTCGTTAAGCCCAGCAGCACCACAAACTTTACAGACACGCTAAACGTGCTTGATGCGTCATTACCAGACAGCGCGTGGACGTTCGAGAGCCAACAGGTGAGACGCAGAATAATTGATTACCTCAGCATCAATAGATAATtgtatgtgattattttattcttcgaaacattgtataaatatataatttcgGATATATTATACTTTCAGAAATGTGATGTGTGACACgcttgattgtgtgtgtgtgtgtgtgtgtgtgtgtgtgtgtgtgtgtgtgtgtgtgtgatagagagagagggagagggagacgGGGTTGGGGTTGGGGTTGGGGGACCTTGGCTCAGAGATCGCTCCTCTGGATTATTTGAGTAGGCCTATCACCATTTTAACCACCACTTGGAAATTTTAAGTCATTTCTAAAGTCTGAAAAATTTTGACTGCCGGTAAAAAGCTATTTAAAacgcatttaaaaatatatgtgtatgtttcacaa
This genomic stretch from Megalobrama amblycephala isolate DHTTF-2021 linkage group LG2, ASM1881202v1, whole genome shotgun sequence harbors:
- the LOC125259727 gene encoding protocadherin gamma-C5-like is translated as MRHRRIREWEWAALWLFAFSLLWNTVGAQIRYTIPEELKEGSIVGNIAKDLGFDISDIAERKLRLASESNRQYFSVDSGKGDLVVNGRIDRETLCGQSASCLMPLQIVIENPLQMHKVEIEIQDINDNAPNFHNKDGVLNISELTAPGTRFTLESAEDLDVGSNSLKSYSLSNNNFFRLNLKTLKNGRQIPELVLDKSLDREKQAVHKLILTALDGGNPVKSGTSLLQIIVQDFNDNEPTFEVAAYKASVLESAAVGSSVIKIKATDLDEGPNAEIRYSFGAHTPELVRNVFSVNAETGEITVIGKLDYETTKSYTFDVCAKDKGNPQLEGQSSVQIDIIDENDNPPEIILTSLPSPVPENATVGTVVALITVKDLDSGNNGKVEPIVSPDVPFKLKPTFDSHYSLITDSFLDREVHSEYSVEILAMDSGVPPLKTVKTVNVKVLDVNDNPPVFSQSSYNVYINENNLAGVSLFSVSASDFDHNKNALLTYSILDLSSNHVPASSYFYINSENGTIYSMSSFDYEKTKLISIVVQAKDHGSPSLSSNATVHVFILDRNDNAPAVIYPSTSMGSVSHQRMPRSAKAGHLVTKVTAVDADSGHNAWLFYRLAEATDASLFSVNLHTGEVRTKRAVSEQDDSSQRLMIEIKDNGEPIQSTTVTVDILIEDGFHEPISDYREKTIEPNKKNGKITLYLIISLASVSLLCLMTFFILLVKCARGSRGGSSCCIRRTDSEYKNPNRNLQIQLNTDGPIKYVEVLGGDMMSQSQSFGSYLSPMSEFSDLTLVKPSSTTNFTDTLNVLDASLPDSAWTFESQQVRRRIIDYLSINR